The Terriglobus roseus sequence CCCAGTGACGTGAACGCGACGACCATGAAGAACGCTCGCAACACGCGCGTCGCTCCCAGGTCCGGAACCTCCGTCCATCCGGAGATCGCGGCAGCTGAAGCTGCTGCGGCGCGCCGGCGGCAGTCTGACCCGCGCGGCATGATGGGGCAGAGCAATCCTCCGGACGACCTCGACAACGGCGTTGCGCAAAATTCGCAGTATGTCGGGAGTGGCCAGCGCCAGGTATCGCGACCGTCGAGCATTCCATCGACTGAGCCCACGAACGGTGGCACGACGTATACGTCGCAAGCGCAGACCTACAACAGCCAGACGCAGAGTTACAGCACGCCCAATGGCATCGGCAGCACACAGACCACGACCGTCCGACCGGGGGGCTATCCGCAGGGTGTCCCAGGCACCGGCGAGACCTATGGTCAGCAGTACCCGCGGCCGACGGGCGGCCTGATCACCCATGCCACACCGCGCCGCGCTGTACGACAGCGCTCCGCAACGGCAGTGACGGCGGTCGGTCCGGCTGGCGCTCCCATCTTCTATCCGGCAGCGCCCACGGGCCTGACGAACCAGCCGTATCCCGACCTGCCGCCCTACAATGGGACTGGCCCGATCCCGACCGACGAACAGTTGATTGCGCGAAACCTTCCTCCGCTGCGCGGCAACTACGACCCTAACGGTGCAGTCGCCGGTCCGCCGCTGACGGAGCGTCAGCAGACCGAGCTGGACCTTGAGACGCTGGAAGCAAGCTACAGTGCCTGGATGGGCGGCAGCGGCACGGTGCGCTTCCGCAGCGGTCGCGCCGGTGTGGAACGGCTGTTTGATTACGAAGTCCCGTTCGAAGCCACCGTGGTCACAGGCAAGCGCGTCCGCTTCTCTGTAGTGCCGAAGGCCGTCTTCCTGAACAGCGGAACGCTGGATTTGACGGGTGTCGACCCGACGACGACTGCGGTACCCGTACTGGGCACGCTGCCGATTACTGCGATCACGGCTCCTGCTCCGCAATTTTCCTCGGGCGTAGGCGGAGAGCTGCAGGCAGTGGGCACCAACTTTGGGATCTCCGTTGGCTACACGCCGTATGACTTCCTTGTCAGCAACATCATCGGACGTGCTCGAGTTCGTTTCTTCAACCACCTCACGCTCTTCGGTGAGCGCGATTCGGTGAAGGACACTCAGCTCTCGTATGCCGGCATGCGTGACCCCGGATCGGTGACGCCCGTGTTCGCGGGCAACATATGGGGCGGCGTGATCTCCACCGGGGGCGGCGCGCGGTTTGACCTGGGAGACGAAAAGTCAGGCTTCTACATCTCTGGCGATGGCGGCACCGTTACTGGCTACCATGTGCTGGACAACAAGAAGATCGAAGGCACCATGGGTGCTTACTTCCGCGTGAAGCAGTTCCCGGGCTATGGCTCGATGACGGTGGGTGGCAGCTTCTTCGGCATGCATTACACCAATAACGAGCGTCCGCTGAGCTATGGCAATGGCGGCTACTTCAGCCCGAAGGTGTACTTCCTGGGGTCCGTCCCGGTCACATTCAACGGGTATTACAAGAAGAACTTCCATTACACGATCGCTGGCGCGCTTGGCGTGCAGACGTTTGAAGAAGACTACGCGAAGCTGTTCCCGCTGGATGCCGTGCAGCAGGCCGGTGCTTACTCCGGCTGCACGCTGACACAGATCGCGCAGCATACCTGCACGACGGCCGAAGTCGCACGGAATACAAGCACTGGCGCCAACTTCAACATCGGTGGTCAGTTCAGCTATCGCGTCGCGGAGCACTGGTTTGTCGGCGGCGCACTTGCTGCAAACAACACAAACAACTACACCATGGTGCAGCCCAGCTTCTTTGCACGGTACGTCTTCCGGCCGCAGTATGCCACGGAGGATTACCCGACGGGTCTCTTCCCCATCGAGGGATTGCGCCCTCTGCGGGTTCCGTAACGCTTATCTCGTAATCTGACGAAGGCATGGCTTGCGCCATGCCTTTGTTGTTTGCTTGCCGGTCCAAGCATTTGTTCTGCTGGAAGTTATCGATACGGAACCCACGTCTCAAGAGCGGGTGGTGGGGTAGCTCTCTCAGGGCAGGCGGCAGACCTTCGCGGCCTCGTTCTGGAATGGGCATGCGAACCTGGTGGAAGCGGTTGCGGGCAACAGCATCCACGTAGCGCCGAGTGCTCTCACGCGGCTAAGGCGTTCTGCATCGCTGGCTGTCGCGAAGCCGGTTTGAAGAGAACTTCCACGCTGCCAAGCCTCAGCGAGCGCGGGAACGACTGATGCGACACCGCCATCCTTCGCCTGGTCCGGCAGCACAGTGCGTCGGGCTACGGCGCGGAACATCTGCGCGTCTTCGCTGGGCGTGTCGGTATAGTCAGCATCTGCGGCGAAGACTGCGTCGACCGGCGTGTTGGAGCGGACCCACAGGAATGCCCGCTCGTACGCGTTCCTGGGAACGGCGCCCGGCATCTCCCATTGGCCAGAATGCCCATAGATGCCGCGCTGCATGAATAACAGGCCCGCAGCCGTGACCAGGCAGGCGATCGCCGGCATCCAGCGCAAGCGCCGTGACAGGTCGCCGAGCAAGCCTCCGGCAAGGATCACGAAGACGAGGTAGACCGGGTGCAGCAGACGCAGCGGCTGCATACGCGCCAACAGCAGGCTCGTATTACCCGGATGGATGAGCAGTATGGAACCAGCGGCAGCGATGCCCGCGACTGCCGCAGTGGCAAACGCCAAGTCTCTTGAGGATGATGCATTTGGACTGTGCATGGCGCTTGGGCGCGCGAAGTAGACCAGCAATACCGGAGCGGCAATCAGGCCTACCAACTCGTACCACTCCCAACGGGCAAGGAACCAGTAGCCACGGCTGAGCGATGCCGCGCGAACGGCTGTGGGATCAGCCGGTGCGAGAACCTGCACGGCGGCCATCGCCATCAGCGCAAACGCAGCCAGTCCCACTATTCCCAACGCAGGGCGAGCCGACCGGCGCGCGATGACCGCAGCAAACAGCAGCGCAGCCCATACCGTCATCAGCGGATGCAGTGGTGCGGCGACCGCAAGGCATAGCAGTGCGGACCAGCGCCTGGAGCGGAGCAGCAGAGACAACCCGTAGAGCACCAGGGGTGTCCATAACGAGCGCGCCGTCAGGTAGGGATCGGCAAGATACAGAGAGGTGCCTGCGACGGGCAGACCAAGGGCCACCGCTAACAGCAGCACCGCCCATCGCTGCGACCGTACAGAAGGGAAGAGTACGCGCGCTAACGACCCGGCCGCAAGCAATGTCGCGAGGAGTGATACAGCAAATATCAGCAGCATTGCCCAGTCCTGCGGCAGATTCAGCACGCGGATCAGGCCTGCCAGAGCTGGAACGAACAGGCTCTGCGAAGTGTGCGCGATGGCGAAGGAATGTGGAAGATTGCGTTCTGTGGGGAATAATTCCGGATGCAGCCGCAGGGTGACGCCGGTCGCATAGATGCCGCCATCTTCCGCGAACGGATGGTAGCCGAGCAGCGCAAACGCGAGCGCCCAGCACAGGAGGATCCACGCTACCTGTGGCCGCGCAGAGGGAATGTCCTTCGTGGCACGGCCCCGCTTTTGTCGGTTCACCTCGGATAGAAGTGTGATGGTTGCCATGGACTCTCTTGGGTTTGCTTCAACCGGCCTCGAACACTATAAGCCAACGTACAGGTACAGACGTGCCACGGGCCGTTGAGTTGTGTTGCTGGGTCGCAATGGCGGTCCGGCAGGCTCTTGCTCCGTATAATCATAGGGATGTCCCCCAAACACTCCGGCCCGCCTGCGGCCCTTGGGAACGCAGCCGGAAGGAACGCCGCTTGAGTCAAGAAGAGAAAAGCAGCAACGTACGGAAGTACTGGAAACTCATCCCCGGGTTTGCCATCTCCGCGTACTTCCTTTGGCGCGTGCTTCGTGATCTAAAGGTCGACCGGCTGCGTGCGATGCGGTTGTCGCATCCCGTTTGGATCATGGTCTTCCTTGTTTTCATTGCCTGCGACTACGGCCTGCGCGGCTATCGCTGGTGGTACATGCTGCGTCCGGTCAAGGCCTCCTATGTCGCCTGCGTTCGCGTGCTGCTAACCAGCCTGGCTGCTAACAACATTCTGCCCTTCCGCATTGGCGACTTCATGCGGATCTTTGCCTACGCGCCAGATGTGAACGCACCCTCGTCCACGGTTCTCAGCACCGTACTTCTGGAGCGTCTGCTCGACATCTTTATGCTCTTCACTTTCTTTGTGATTGAGTTGCAGGGGGCGGATTCGCGCTTTCCGCGACAGATGATCCACGGGCACAGCCTGGGCGTGCAACACCTGGCGATCGTCCTGTTGATCCTTGCTGCCCTTGGCCTTGGAGCACTGCTGTTCGGAACGAATCTGCTGCAACGGCTTACGAACCGATTGATTACGCGGTTCGGTCAGCATCCCCGCACGGAAAAGATCGGGGAGTGGGCACGGCTGCTATTTGGCGCGGTGGCTCACCTGACTTTCGCGGGACGCGTCTTGTTGGTCGTCATCACTGCGGCCGTGTGGTGCTGCGAGGGTGTTGTCTTCGTCTCC is a genomic window containing:
- a CDS encoding lysylphosphatidylglycerol synthase transmembrane domain-containing protein, with amino-acid sequence MSQEEKSSNVRKYWKLIPGFAISAYFLWRVLRDLKVDRLRAMRLSHPVWIMVFLVFIACDYGLRGYRWWYMLRPVKASYVACVRVLLTSLAANNILPFRIGDFMRIFAYAPDVNAPSSTVLSTVLLERLLDIFMLFTFFVIELQGADSRFPRQMIHGHSLGVQHLAIVLLILAALGLGALLFGTNLLQRLTNRLITRFGQHPRTEKIGEWARLLFGAVAHLTFAGRVLLVVITAAVWCCEGVVFVSAAKMVGIASGVRGPWLAASLSNLSFMLPSAPGGIGPFEGSAKLAMQSQGAMADDAALYAVLVHVLIWFAITAVGGIGFLVHRASRGAMSKPLAQELAAVPVELEIPETH